Proteins encoded in a region of the Vicia villosa cultivar HV-30 ecotype Madison, WI linkage group LG5, Vvil1.0, whole genome shotgun sequence genome:
- the LOC131606053 gene encoding two-component response regulator ARR14-like — translation MSPFNEKYGLPQHFPANLRVLVIDHDISFLNAIEKTCFQFHYQVKTCSKVSDALDLLRKTTDCFDMVLIEAQMPDMDSYEFLQHVTQEIKIPVIMMCADGSTNAVMKSVVNGACDYWIKPLNENQIKNMWQHVARSVMKENKKQEINREKLNVEGSKTAVEDYIMIQDTETDKNKQEIQAEKSRLARLAWSPDLHKKFVDAVIELGADRAVPKKIQEIMNVDGLTRGHIASHLQKYRQYLKRENLEKHIRIAQNIMETNNPYGYSSGFNYQPYGGASSSGVSQNQNQNAPLWNNNNSHIEQVPNNMLWQQPQEFSPSTYGTWQQVPMPPLTTGALGASPSLAPFAAGVNNGGVSSNAAIFEDNGNSRRVDQNEAELNSIYDSLENHLLS, via the exons ATGTCACCTTTTAATGAGAAATATGGTCTTCCTCAACATTTTCCAGCCAATCTTAGGGTTCTTGTAATAGACCATGACATCAGTTTTCTTAATGCTATTGAAAAAACGTGTTTTCAATTCCATTATCAAG TTAAGACATGCTCTAAGGTTTCTGATGCCTTGGATCTATTGAGGAAAACAACTGATTGTTTTGATATGGTACTAATCGAAGCTCAAATGCCCGACATGGATTCCTACGAGTTTTTGCAACATGTCACACAAGAAATCAAAATCCCAGTTATCA TGATGTGTGCTGATGGATCAACAAATGCAGTGATGAAGAGCGTTGTAAACGGAGCTTGTGATTATTGGATCAAACCATTGAATGAGAATCAAATCAAGAACATGTGGCAGCATGTTGCAAGAAGTgttatgaaagaaaataaaaaacaagaaatTAATAGGGAGAAATTGAATGTAGAAGGTAGCAAAACAGCAGTAGAAGATTATATAATGATACAAGATACTGAAACCGATAAAAATAAGCAAGAAATACAAGCAGAGAAGTCACGTCTAGCACGTCTAGCATGGTCACCTGATTTACACAAAAAGTTTGTTGATGCAGTGATAGAACTCGGCGCTGATA gagctGTACCAaagaaaattcaagaaataatGAATGTTGATGGATTGACTAGAGGCCACATTGCTAGTCATTTGCag AAATATAGACAATATTTAAAGAGAGAAAATCTAGAGAAACACATAAGAATTGCTCAAAATATTATGGAAACCAACAATCCATATGGATATTCTTCAGGATTTAATTATCAACCTTATggtggtgcttcttcttctggagtttctcaaaaccaaaaccaaaatgCACCATTATGGAATAACAATAATTCTCATATAGAACAAGTTCCCAACAATATGTTATGGCAGCAACCTCAAGAATTTTCACCATCAACATATGGAACATGGCAACAAGTTCCGATGCCTCCGTTGACAACTGGTGCTTTAGGAGCTTCTCCTAGTTTGGCACCTTTTGCTGCTGGTGTTAACAATGGAGGAGTCTCCTCCAATGCTGCTATTTTTGAAGATAATGGTAACTCAAGAAGGGTGGATCAGAATGAGGCGGAGCTGAATTCTATCTATGATTCACTGGAAAATCATCTATTATCTTGA